A stretch of the Cupriavidus sp. D39 genome encodes the following:
- a CDS encoding DUF7146 domain-containing protein, which produces MPAPVAQRDRALPAVAPRRRLDPAKAAARLDRIWGGAQPLRPGDRAMSYLSQRVRGLDVAPSTAIRLAQLEYWHGGNVLDTYWALVCRFTLPDGRMATLHRTYLDAEKPSKATIVCPAGEILNNKRNEVSALP; this is translated from the coding sequence ATGCCTGCACCGGTGGCGCAGCGCGATCGCGCACTGCCCGCTGTTGCACCTCGTCGTCGGTTGGATCCCGCGAAGGCCGCAGCTCGTCTAGATCGGATCTGGGGAGGTGCGCAGCCCTTGCGCCCCGGCGATCGTGCCATGTCTTACTTGAGCCAACGTGTCCGAGGGTTGGATGTGGCACCGTCTACGGCAATTCGTCTGGCGCAGCTGGAGTACTGGCATGGTGGGAATGTGCTCGATACCTATTGGGCGCTTGTCTGTCGGTTCACCTTACCGGATGGCCGCATGGCTACCTTGCATCGGACCTATCTGGATGCCGAGAAGCCAAGCAAAGCCACAATCGTTTGCCCTGCCGGTGAGATCCTGAATAACAAGCGCAACGAGGTTAGCGCGCTCCCCTAG
- a CDS encoding primase-helicase zinc-binding domain-containing protein, whose translation MKLRKIIANWTPAQWEALLLQYQLPVSCLTGNPGPCPICGGTDRFTYDNKSGRGDWVCRKCKDGSPMAGDGLQLICRFTGMSFIQLALEIEGSVCLHRWRSAIAHCPLLHLVVGWIPRRPQLV comes from the coding sequence ATGAAATTGCGAAAGATAATCGCGAATTGGACTCCCGCGCAGTGGGAGGCCTTGTTGTTGCAGTACCAGCTGCCAGTCAGCTGCTTGACCGGCAATCCTGGTCCTTGCCCCATCTGTGGTGGCACAGATCGCTTCACGTACGACAACAAGTCGGGCCGTGGTGATTGGGTCTGCCGCAAGTGCAAGGATGGCAGCCCGATGGCGGGAGATGGGCTTCAGCTCATTTGCCGTTTCACTGGCATGTCTTTCATCCAGTTGGCCCTTGAAATCGAGGGGAGCGTATGCCTGCACCGGTGGCGCAGCGCGATCGCGCACTGCCCGCTGTTGCACCTCGTCGTCGGTTGGATCCCGCGAAGGCCGCAGCTCGTCTAG
- a CDS encoding single-stranded DNA-binding protein, which produces MASINKVILVGNLGADPETRYLPSGDAVTNIRLATTDRYKDKTSGEMKESTEWHRIAFFGKLAEIAAEYLKKGSQVYIEGRIRTRKWTDQAGAEKYSTEIVAEQMQMLGSRQSNGGGADDSHGGGESRNSGYGARNGGTGAAGANARGQQGGGARRQQSAPAPSNGFEDMDDDIPF; this is translated from the coding sequence ATGGCCTCTATCAACAAAGTCATTCTTGTCGGCAACCTTGGAGCGGATCCCGAGACCCGCTATCTGCCCAGCGGTGACGCCGTGACCAACATTCGCCTGGCCACGACCGATCGCTACAAGGACAAGACCAGCGGTGAGATGAAGGAATCGACCGAGTGGCATCGCATCGCATTCTTCGGCAAGTTGGCCGAGATCGCAGCGGAGTACCTGAAGAAGGGCTCCCAGGTCTATATCGAGGGCCGCATCCGCACGCGCAAGTGGACCGACCAGGCGGGCGCGGAGAAGTACAGCACGGAGATCGTGGCTGAACAGATGCAGATGCTGGGGTCGCGCCAGAGCAATGGTGGCGGCGCAGACGACTCGCATGGTGGGGGTGAGAGCCGGAATAGCGGATACGGTGCCCGGAATGGTGGGACCGGTGCCGCCGGTGCTAACGCTCGCGGCCAACAGGGCGGCGGTGCTCGCCGACAGCAATCTGCTCCTGCTCCGTCCAATGGTTTTGAGGACATGGACGACGATATACCGTTCTAA
- a CDS encoding FlhC family transcriptional regulator, which translates to MDAGRAASYQRPCRPLLGISQELADYLRKVPQHVLDLGIAQVEFPIFRWRISSKLFWTEYQSDRISPEALAHYFLASTPIRADRLEHKHSWSNLRLHRYQSKVYSEMLIRQHCRASTVGSLLAISLTTSRRLYMDIHGVSSPSGKVPSSLNWYFEAPTYRQQATMMVSLYRMALATGSNVPAAFIAAFDIMQSLFGSDLKLTADRACHICRAMASSAEVELAPCRICSTPYLIANTGPRIELSHNFACPSCSASLSHQTVAKRKRRDK; encoded by the coding sequence GTGGATGCTGGTCGAGCTGCTTCATACCAGCGTCCTTGCCGCCCCCTGCTCGGCATCAGCCAGGAACTGGCCGACTACCTGCGCAAGGTCCCCCAGCACGTGCTGGATCTCGGAATCGCCCAGGTCGAGTTTCCGATCTTCCGGTGGCGGATCTCCAGCAAGCTCTTCTGGACTGAGTATCAATCAGACCGTATCAGCCCAGAGGCGCTGGCGCATTACTTCTTGGCGTCGACGCCCATTCGGGCCGATCGCCTGGAGCACAAGCACTCATGGTCCAATTTGCGACTGCACCGATACCAGTCGAAGGTCTACAGCGAGATGCTGATTCGGCAGCACTGCCGCGCTTCCACTGTTGGCTCCCTGCTCGCCATCAGCCTGACGACCAGCCGCCGCCTTTACATGGACATTCACGGCGTCTCGTCACCTAGCGGCAAGGTACCCAGCTCCCTGAATTGGTACTTCGAGGCCCCAACCTATCGTCAGCAAGCAACGATGATGGTCTCGCTGTATCGGATGGCCCTGGCCACTGGCTCCAACGTCCCAGCCGCATTCATTGCAGCCTTCGACATCATGCAGAGCCTCTTCGGATCTGATCTCAAGCTGACTGCGGATCGCGCCTGCCACATCTGCCGAGCGATGGCGTCCAGCGCGGAAGTCGAACTGGCGCCTTGCCGGATTTGCAGCACGCCATATCTGATCGCAAACACTGGCCCTCGGATCGAGCTGTCTCACAACTTCGCGTGCCCGAGCTGCTCTGCCTCCCTCAGCCATCAGACCGTCGCGAAACGCAAGCGGCGCGATAAGTAG
- a CDS encoding adhesin, which produces MFLTEAALQLSVAAIGAAVMIHNTNNLIDDALAAGTGQYMSNVASAVNTYVFDNMTLLAGSPNGPTTINAGSVSATVASPLHPTVQDLINLKLLPIGFSDTSPLGLSFRVDLVPTNCSAGLTNCTIPGAMYSTTAYRDASGNVRTDQMATVVAAAGVDAGVSYAESPAVITGMAASWSAPNPLSGSNAGVLMMRVGNTSLLAQSMNQFYKRDGSLNLTGPMDANNQAMNAVGNLQSNGAVSANGAVTGGALRSNGDASVAGNASANGVYGNYVQSNGSIVAVGTVQGNAVSANVVASAGNVVANGYLYASGAVVPSTGGGQQVYDGWGCGDPQGAIRSDPNGKILSCQSGVWRAASGGTGIADFTAWYHPCSSAPFGGDPWGNASGWVYTITYANGSTRSFIARDLGDCSVSGG; this is translated from the coding sequence ATGTTTCTGACCGAAGCGGCGCTTCAACTATCCGTCGCGGCGATTGGCGCTGCTGTGATGATTCACAACACCAACAACCTCATTGACGACGCGTTGGCCGCCGGTACTGGCCAGTACATGTCCAACGTGGCGAGTGCCGTCAATACCTATGTCTTCGACAACATGACGTTGCTCGCCGGCAGTCCGAATGGGCCGACGACGATCAATGCGGGTAGTGTATCGGCGACCGTCGCTAGCCCGCTTCACCCCACGGTGCAGGATCTGATCAACCTGAAGTTGCTGCCGATCGGGTTCAGTGACACTAGCCCGCTCGGGCTGTCGTTTCGCGTGGACCTGGTGCCGACCAACTGCAGTGCGGGTCTGACAAATTGCACCATCCCCGGAGCGATGTACTCGACCACGGCATACCGTGATGCCAGCGGCAACGTTCGTACCGATCAGATGGCTACGGTTGTCGCGGCCGCTGGCGTAGATGCTGGCGTGTCCTACGCGGAGAGCCCTGCGGTTATTACCGGGATGGCCGCGAGCTGGTCGGCGCCGAATCCCCTGTCTGGAAGCAATGCGGGTGTGCTGATGATGCGGGTAGGCAACACGTCGCTCCTGGCGCAGAGCATGAACCAGTTTTACAAGCGCGATGGCTCCCTGAACCTGACTGGTCCAATGGACGCGAACAACCAGGCGATGAATGCCGTTGGGAATTTGCAGTCAAATGGAGCGGTATCGGCGAATGGCGCCGTGACCGGAGGCGCCCTACGTTCGAATGGCGATGCTTCGGTCGCAGGGAATGCGAGCGCAAATGGTGTGTACGGAAACTACGTGCAGTCCAATGGCAGTATCGTCGCCGTCGGGACAGTGCAAGGCAATGCCGTCTCCGCGAATGTTGTTGCCTCGGCTGGCAACGTTGTCGCAAATGGATACCTGTATGCATCCGGTGCTGTCGTTCCATCGACCGGCGGTGGCCAGCAGGTCTATGACGGGTGGGGCTGCGGCGATCCTCAGGGCGCAATCCGTAGCGATCCGAACGGGAAGATTCTGTCGTGCCAGTCCGGCGTTTGGCGGGCGGCGTCAGGGGGTACGGGCATAGCCGACTTTACGGCTTGGTATCATCCGTGCAGCTCGGCGCCGTTTGGCGGAGACCCGTGGGGGAACGCTTCGGGTTGGGTCTACACGATCACCTACGCGAACGGTTCGACCCGGAGTTTTATTGCACGGGACCTTGGCGATTGCAGTGTCAGCGGAGGCTGA
- a CDS encoding type 4 pilus major pilin, with amino-acid sequence MNALQKDTGLEQVEMDKSGADLGAQPVRDVRRMPEGSRNRRTRRQWGGVLDEYGFYLLLAGLALVAILVLFSRNQTDTQVQQLTTELNGVIGKVKTSYRGQYSKVSISALMGNGVFKDLTTMTETGSDIILQPGGGKLTVTAAQLLSANDSLQWSVPQQPDAACIAIVASYQGSAGKIVVNGTTIKAVGGAVDPSKVSCSGGSNTIDLYIA; translated from the coding sequence ATGAACGCATTGCAGAAAGACACGGGCCTGGAACAGGTAGAGATGGACAAATCGGGCGCGGATTTGGGCGCGCAACCGGTGCGCGATGTGCGCCGTATGCCGGAGGGCAGCCGCAATCGCCGTACCCGCCGCCAGTGGGGCGGGGTACTGGATGAGTATGGCTTCTACCTGCTGCTGGCAGGCCTCGCGCTGGTGGCCATCCTGGTGCTGTTCTCGCGCAACCAGACGGATACCCAAGTCCAGCAGTTGACCACTGAGCTGAACGGGGTCATCGGGAAGGTCAAAACCAGCTACCGCGGCCAGTACAGCAAGGTCAGCATTTCCGCACTGATGGGCAACGGTGTATTCAAGGATCTGACCACGATGACCGAGACCGGCTCCGACATCATTCTGCAGCCCGGCGGTGGCAAGCTGACAGTGACCGCCGCCCAATTGCTCAGCGCGAACGACTCGCTGCAATGGTCCGTCCCGCAGCAGCCCGACGCCGCATGCATCGCCATCGTCGCGTCATACCAAGGCAGTGCCGGCAAGATCGTCGTGAACGGGACGACCATCAAGGCAGTGGGCGGCGCTGTCGACCCGAGCAAGGTGTCATGCTCGGGTGGCAGCAATACCATCGACCTGTACATTGCCTGA
- a CDS encoding pilus assembly protein TadE — MPASVRAVKSTERNGMFNKLAQWLVGLAQRKVGGPMLKAGDQVFMDRLFWAKYRFRSMRATYYGDLAKRILHMPGEPVSNHFAKDAARRVGEPVGVLAAYWLARSEGIDGQMQRSRLTEIFRGTIPDEDIPILAVAEEGGDIREGLETLSRNLTALGEARAGIAMTLAGVVMTVVILHAYLGALAFLIGPAIDKSFSAMLDVSQYGPIASTFHHASTFLRHWGWLLVIAEVAAGVWVARALTRYVGRYRGWLDRRMLAFDFFRRFQSAQFLAGLSAVTKKFGGDARNLLDGLVLMRANAYPYLAYHIERIELNLEYAPNEGGKVFDTGLFDRDTSYRIQDIAEYESDLSKMLHTVSEDLLKTTPSSCNSARRASIVAQRSS; from the coding sequence TTGCCCGCCAGCGTGCGCGCGGTGAAAAGCACTGAGAGGAACGGCATGTTCAACAAACTAGCACAGTGGCTGGTTGGGCTGGCCCAACGCAAGGTCGGCGGTCCGATGCTGAAGGCGGGCGATCAAGTGTTCATGGACCGCCTGTTCTGGGCCAAGTATCGCTTCCGCAGCATGCGAGCGACGTACTACGGTGATCTGGCGAAGCGGATTCTCCATATGCCGGGGGAGCCGGTTTCCAACCATTTCGCCAAGGACGCGGCGCGGCGCGTTGGCGAGCCGGTAGGCGTGCTCGCGGCGTACTGGCTTGCACGGTCCGAGGGGATCGACGGGCAGATGCAGCGATCGCGGTTGACGGAGATCTTCCGGGGGACGATTCCGGACGAGGACATTCCCATCCTCGCCGTGGCGGAAGAAGGCGGCGACATTCGGGAGGGCCTGGAAACGCTGTCGCGCAACCTTACCGCTCTTGGCGAGGCACGCGCTGGCATTGCCATGACGCTGGCAGGCGTGGTCATGACGGTTGTGATTCTCCATGCCTATCTCGGCGCCCTGGCGTTTCTGATCGGCCCGGCCATCGACAAGTCATTCAGCGCAATGCTGGATGTGAGTCAGTACGGTCCCATTGCATCGACCTTCCACCACGCCTCGACGTTCCTGCGGCACTGGGGATGGTTGCTCGTGATTGCCGAAGTCGCCGCCGGCGTGTGGGTGGCTCGGGCCCTGACCCGCTATGTGGGGCGCTACCGCGGGTGGCTGGACCGCAGGATGCTGGCGTTCGACTTCTTCCGTCGATTCCAAAGCGCCCAGTTTCTGGCCGGTCTCTCGGCCGTGACCAAGAAGTTCGGTGGGGATGCACGCAACCTATTGGACGGCCTGGTGCTGATGCGGGCCAATGCCTACCCATACCTGGCGTATCACATCGAGCGCATCGAGTTGAACTTGGAATATGCGCCGAACGAGGGTGGGAAGGTGTTCGATACGGGTCTGTTTGACCGCGATACCAGCTACAGGATTCAGGACATCGCCGAGTACGAAAGCGACCTGTCGAAGATGCTTCACACCGTGTCGGAGGACCTGCTCAAGACGACCCCCAGCTCATGCAACAGCGCGCGTCGCGCTTCAATCGTCGCGCAACGATCATCCTGA
- a CDS encoding ATPase, T2SS/T4P/T4SS family — MFSRVLPQQTSIRTRIDGEALVFRWASMQSATGHVTVMRMHREEAQSVEVDFVNDLGYFEQQAQLLDRNTMHLGGGTVLVGVVGSGKTTTAHAIMRRQPGWMNKMAIEDPVELLANGTHHFSVSRTLDGANRDEDPFIAAKRQVKRMNPHFVMVGELRDHESAGLFRDVAGAGLRALTTVHAPSALTAADRLSDGELRIPRSVLATPGFINLYVYQALMPKTCSCGVRHTAMKEALGARKLQQIERLFRFDIEGIRLRNPQGCELCRRPNLPELNGARGRTVVAEMFEPDEQDLAYIRDAKNIELAAYQRSKRQVGFDVPDSTGKTVFEVAMYKVFAGVVDPREAERLCSLDAYEARLARQRARGEKH, encoded by the coding sequence GTGTTCAGCCGGGTCCTGCCGCAGCAGACCAGCATTCGCACGCGCATTGACGGGGAGGCACTGGTATTCCGCTGGGCGTCGATGCAGAGCGCCACTGGCCATGTGACGGTCATGCGGATGCACCGCGAAGAAGCCCAATCGGTGGAAGTTGACTTCGTCAACGACCTCGGTTACTTCGAGCAGCAGGCCCAGCTGCTCGACCGAAATACGATGCACCTCGGCGGCGGCACTGTTCTCGTTGGCGTTGTTGGCTCAGGCAAGACCACCACAGCCCACGCGATCATGCGGCGGCAGCCGGGGTGGATGAACAAGATGGCCATCGAGGATCCGGTGGAGCTGCTTGCCAATGGCACACACCACTTCTCCGTGTCGCGCACGCTCGACGGTGCGAACCGGGATGAAGATCCCTTTATCGCGGCCAAGCGCCAGGTCAAGCGGATGAACCCGCATTTTGTAATGGTGGGTGAGCTCCGCGATCACGAATCGGCCGGCCTGTTTCGGGACGTGGCGGGCGCCGGGCTGCGCGCGTTGACGACTGTCCACGCGCCGAGTGCGCTGACGGCGGCGGACCGGCTCTCGGACGGAGAACTGCGCATTCCACGCAGTGTCCTCGCCACGCCTGGCTTCATCAATCTCTACGTCTATCAGGCATTGATGCCGAAGACCTGCAGTTGCGGCGTCCGGCATACGGCGATGAAGGAAGCCCTTGGCGCGAGGAAGCTGCAGCAGATTGAGCGCCTCTTTCGCTTCGATATCGAAGGCATTCGGCTACGGAACCCGCAAGGGTGCGAGCTTTGTCGCCGTCCCAATCTGCCGGAGCTGAACGGCGCCCGCGGCCGGACCGTGGTGGCCGAGATGTTCGAGCCTGACGAGCAGGACCTGGCCTATATCCGCGACGCCAAGAACATCGAGTTGGCGGCTTACCAGCGCAGCAAGCGCCAGGTCGGCTTCGACGTGCCAGACAGCACCGGGAAGACCGTGTTCGAGGTCGCCATGTACAAGGTCTTTGCCGGCGTGGTGGACCCGCGTGAGGCGGAGCGGCTGTGCTCGCTCGACGCCTACGAAGCCAGACTTGCCCGCCAGCGTGCGCGCGGTGAAAAGCACTGA